The Oceanidesulfovibrio indonesiensis region GGTCGTGGCGGATGATGCGCTCCACATCCTCGCGCATGGCCTCGAGCTGTTTGCGTTCGCTGATGTCCGTGACAAAACCCTTGATATGGATGGGCTTTCCTTCGGCATCGCACATCAGCCTCACGTTTCGCATGGTCCAGAACGTGGAGCCGTCCTTGCGTCTGCTAAGGGCCTCGAAATTCGTGGCGGCGTTTTTTTCTTGAAGTATTTTCAGCAGCTGGAGTCGCCGGTTCGGGTCGGCGTACAACTGACGGGAACTGTCGCGGACGTCGTCGATCAACTCCTGCGGCGTTGCGTAGCCATGCATGCGTGCGAATTCGGGATTGACGTTCAGGTAATGTCCATCGACCGTGGACTGGTAGATGCCCACAGGCGCGTTTTCGAATACAGACCTGTACCGCTGTTCGCTTTCGCGGAGCTTCTTTTGCAGATCGTGTGCGTCCGTGATGTCTTCGACGAGGCCGAGGATGTACGGCGTACCGGTGTATGGTTCGTGAACGGTGCAGATGTGCAGAAATGCAGTGAAGCTGCTGCCGTCCGGTCGCGCGTATTCGTAGGACAGCATGACGAGATCTGGTGCTTTTTGGATGACTTCGACATCTTCAATGGGCAGATTCGGATTGTGGAATATTTGTGTGGCAATCTCGGAGAGATTGGCGCGTGTGGCTTGGGGCGATTCGTATCCCAGCATCGCGGCCAGGGCGGGATTGGCGTCGAAATTTTTCCCGTCCGGCCGGGATGTGAACACGCCGATGGGGGCTTTCTCGAAGATGGCCCGAAACAAGCTTTGATGAAAAGTGTCGTCAATCGCCTGATTGTTCGACATATTTCCTCCTCCCGATGCAGGTCTGGATCATTGGTATATTCCAGCCTGATTGCGGGTGAGAAGAATGGGAAAAAAAGGACAACTACCCGGTATCATATTTTTCGGGTTAAGAGAAAGAATTTGATTTGACAAGAAAAGTTGGCGTCTGGATGCGCGTATATACCCGAAAAAGGAGCAAGACGAAGCTGCTTCAATCGGACGACATATGCAGCTTCACGCACTGGAGGCAGGATGGGGCGGGAGTTCTGCCAAAGGAGCTGAGGAAGGCTTTGCGCTCGGCGCCGGTAGCGGCTGCCTTGAGCTGACCGGCGGGGTCGCTTTTGAGCTGGTCGAACTCTATAGGGATGAAAAGACGTTCCTCGCCGGCATACCAGTGGTAGCAGTTGCCTTTGACCGGCATGCGGCCCATTACGCATGGGGAGACGTGGCCGTCGGCATCGACAACCATGGTGCTGTGCACGTTCTCCGGGCAAAGCCGTCTGCGTCTGGGCCGCGGCAGTTGATAGTAAAGGTTGATTCCCTGGAAGGCGGCGGCCATGGACAGCCTGAACATGGAGCGCCGAAACGCCCGGCTCGACCTGGCCTGCTCATTGTTCTGCGGCAGCATCGACTCCTCGTGCTCCAGTCGCCAGGACGGCACGTAGCCCAGCGCGCTTATCACGCCCTCGTCCACGCCGAGCTTCGACATGAGCGCGGGAAGCCGGGAGACCTGCTCCTTGTGGGAATCGAGCAGCAGGTAAGCGATGTGCAATGTGGTTGTCCGGCCGTCTTGCTTGCGGTTGATTTCGCGAACGAGCGCGACCGTGTGCGCGACATTCTCAAAGGGCGCCCCCGTGCGGACGGCATCGTTTTCCTCGGCGGTGACGCCGGCCAGGGAAACTCCCAGGTCGTCCAAACCGGCGTCCACAGCCGCTTCAAGGAGCTTTGGTTCGACCTTCGCGGCGTTCGTGGTGGTGGACACGCGCAGCCCGGCTTCTTTGGCCTGGCGGATGAAGTCGATGAGGTGGGGATGCAGGAAGGGCTCGCCCCATCCTTGCAGATGAACCTGCTTTGCTTCGGCCAGAGCCGGGAGCATGTCCCGGAACAGGGCCGGGTCGATGTCCTTGTTCACCCACTGCCTTGCGTACACCGTGCGCGGGCAGTACACGCAGGCGGCGTTGCAGCGCGTCGTCACCCCAACCTGGACGACGTCGAGCCGTGGTCCGGTCGGCCCTGTGCGGGCAAAGGGCAGGGAGACGAATCGTTTGAGCAGGGACATGGTGTCATTCCGTCACAGTAGCGCCGGGTTGCAAGCGCAGCGCGGCGCAGGATCGAATCATACCACGGCAAGAGCGGGTGTGGAATCGCTTTGGTCCATCAAGAGCGTGCAGCGCATTTGACGCACCCCGGAGCGGAATGTAACAAATTTCATCCATCTTTTTCTCTGGCAGAATGGAATGCTCCATCTCGCGACTTTTTCCGCCCGGCTCCGGGCCTTCATGCTCCTGCTGGGCCTTTTGCCTGTCGTTCTGGGCATCATCGGCTTTTCGTTGTTCAGCCGCGACCGGATCATAGCCGACGCGCATGGCCGAATAGCCGAGACCATCGGGTTCCAGAAACGGCTCGTCGAGGATTGGTTCCATGAACAATCCAACAACATGGATTTCCTCGCAAGGCAATATGTGGTGCGCCGGCAGGATGAAGACGGCATCACGGCGCTGTTTCTGGACTTCATGGCGACCCATCCGGAGGTGAGCGGACTCGTGTATGTCGGGCCGGACGGCTTGACCCGGGTCGACCCTGGCAACGAAACAGGCATCGACATCTCGGACCGTGAATATTTCCTTGCAGCCAGGCAGGGGAAAAAACACGTATCGGAAGTGCTCATCGGCCGGCAGAGCGGCAAGGCCCTCGTTATAATATCGTCGCCGGTCAAGGACATCGGCGGCAGGTTCGGCGGCGTGGTGTTCACCGTGCTGCCCGTGAACACCCTGGACTCCTGGCTGGAAGATTTACGTCCCGGTCCGCATGGTGAAAGTTTCCTGATAGGCGAAGGCAATGTCCTGCTCACCGATATGGGAAGGCAGAGCGAGTTGTCCAGACTCGACAGAATTGCCGGGGAAGCGCTTGGCGCCATGGTCCGGGCAGCGGAAAATGGAAAACCATACACCGGCATCCGGGGCGGAAAAACCGTGGTGGGGGCGACCACTACGCTGAAAGACGGCAACTGGCGCATCATCTCGGAAATGCCTCTGGAAGCCGTGCTTTCCGGAGTGGTCGGCTACACCAGGCTATTCGCCCTGGCTTGTCTGGCGGCGCTGCTCATAGTGGCGCCAGCCGGCTGGCTGCTTGTACGCACCATGGTCAGGCCGTTGCACATGCTGTCGGGATACGCCAGGGACGTCCGCGAAGGCTGGGTGGATGATGCGTGCCCGTATCTGGACAGAGGGGCGCCCAAAGAAATCATCGACCTGCACGGAGCGTTTTGCTCCATGGTCCATCGGCTTGAGGAGAACACGGAGACGTTGCGGCGCGTCGCCGTGACCGACCAGCTTACCGGACTGGCCAACCGGCGCAGGCTGGAGGAGGAAGGGATACGCCTTGTCGATGCCTGCATCCGCGCCGGGACGCCCTGCGCCGCCTTGCTTATCGATATCGATCACTTCAAGCAGGTCAACGATACGTACGGCCACGCCATGGGCGATCATGCGCTAGAGCACGTGGCCCGTATAATCGAGGGATGCTGCCGCGGCTCCGATCTGCCGGCGCGCTACGGCGGAGAAGAGTTCGCTGTCATCGCTCCGAATGCGGATGCGGCCCAGGCGCGGACCCTGGCCGAGCGCATCCGGAGAACGGTCGAGCAATCGCCTGTGGACAACGACGGCATGCCTCTCGAACTCACCGTGAGTGTGGGCGTTGCGCAATATTCGAAAGCGCACGGCCGGGGCCTCTCCCGGCTGGAGGACGTGCTGGGCAAGGCGGATTCCGCGCTCTACAACGCCAAGGAAAGCGGACGGAACAGGGTCTGTCTGTTCCCGCAACCGGACGGTGCGTGATGCCGCAAGAGGGCGTTGACCCGGCGGCACAAAGCGGGAGTTCGGCCGTACGAAAATGCCTCCATTTTTCCTTCCACAAATGCCTCACGGCGTATTTCGGCGTGGTGATGCGCAAATTCTGCCGCGAAAGGGGCTGGATGTTCACCCATTGCCAGGGCGACCTCGACGTCTTCGAGGATCTTATTCGACATGGCGAAGGGCGGCGCATCCTGAGCTTCAACAATTCCCTGCCTTCCTTTGCTGCGTACCCGCCGTTCCGGGCGTCTCGTTTCCTGCGCGACCCGCGCGACCTCGTGATCTCGGGCTACCATTACCATCTCTGGACCAGGGAGATATGGTGCACCACGCCGGTGTTCAGCTGGGAGCCGCTCACAAGCGACCCGGTGTTCCGTCTGGAAATCGAGGGCGACTCGACGAAATGGCCGAATGGTATTTCCTTCCAGCAATACCTGCGCAGCCTCGACTACGAACGGGGCATGGTACTGGAGATGCTCTGGCGAAGGCCCCACTTTTGCACCATGCTCGCCTGGCCCGAGCTGCCGGAGATACTGACGCTCCGGTACGAAGAATTGGTGGGCAATGAAGGCAGAGCATTCGCATCCATTTTCCGCCACTACGGGTTCGGAGATCAGGACGCGGCCCGCGGCGGCGCCATAGCCGAGGCCCATTCCCTGAAGCACAAGCGCAAAGGTGTTCTCCGCCACACGCGCGACGGGTCGCCACGCCAGTGGACGCACGCGTACACGCCCCGGCTTGCGGAGCTTTTTGAGAATCACTTTGGAAGCGTTCTGCGCGCCACGGGTTACGAGACGGACGAATCCTGGGTGGAATGCGCTCGGGGTGTGCTGGCGCAATGAGGCCGGTGAGCTCTGCCGCGATTGTGGCTCCGGCATACGCGGCCAGGCCCATTATCTCGCGCATGCCGGGGCAACGGCATTGACACGGCGCCTGGTTCAGGCAAAGACCCATTCTATGCGCAAACTTCTGAAAAGCGCCTGGTTCGCCTGGTCCGGCATTCGCCACGCCTACGCGCACGAGCGCAATATGCGCATCCATACCGCGATACTCGGCGTGGTCCTGTGTGCGGCGTTTCTGCTCGGGGTCTCGCGGGTAGAGCTTGCGGTCATCCTCGCCGTCTCCGCACTGGTGCTTTGCCTGGAGCTCGCGAACACGGCCGTGGAGAGTCTGGCCGACGCCTTGAAGCCGGACCGCGATCCGCGCATAGGCGTCGTCAAGGACTGCATGGCCGGCGCCGTCATGCTGGCGGCGTGCTTTGCCGTAGCCATCGGCGTGGTCATCCTCCTGCCGAAGATCCTTCACTTGCTCGGCTTCTGAGGTCGAGCCATTCACAGCGCTTATCCCAGCGATTCACGATTCGCGTTTGTCATACGCATTGTACTGTTCCATTCTTGAGATTCGGACTGAAACGGTCGCCGCGCATTCCGGCGGCGGCACCAAGCCTTTCGGAGGAGAATCATGGAACGACAAGTGGAATTGTATGAACGTATTCACGTCCTGTTCAGGCGATACCTCGATGAAATGCCGGGTATGGAGGACGCCTACAACGCCATGGCGAGCGAGGCCTACAAAGGCGGGGCGCTGGACTCCAAGACCAAGCGTCTCATGGCCATGACCGCGGCGGTGGTGGCCGGATGCCGGGGATGCATCCTGTTCCAGGCAAAGCACGCTCTGGACCAGGGGGCGAGCGCCGAGGAGGTGCTGGAGTCGTGCGCGGTGGCCATCAGCCTGGGCGGCACCATGGCCGCGGCCGAGACCACCCGCGTGGTGGAGTACCTGGAGGAAACGGGAGCCCTGAAGCCGAGCTGACGCGGCCGAAAGCGGATCAGGTGAGGCTGCTGGGGAAGCCTGCTGCGGGCGTGCCGTTTGGCGCGCCTGCGGAGGTCATGCTGTTGCCGCTTTTGAGCTTGCCGAGCTCCTCCTGCAGGATGGTCAGTTCCTGCCGGAGCGCCTGGACACGCTGTTGCTTCTGCTTTTCGGGCATGTCGCTCTTTTCGAGCTCGCGGATCTGCTCCTGCAACTCCTTGATCCGCTTTTCCAATTCACGGATGCGGACCTCGGATGAAGACTCGTCGCCCTCATCGGACTTGCCGGCGTTCTGCAACGCGCCGTCGAGATTCTTGGCGCGTTCTTTCGAAAGCTCTTTGGCCTGTTCCGAGATGCGGACGACATCCTCGCCGGAGCCGGCCGCTTTATCTACGGCAGGCTGAGAAGACGCGCCTGTGCGGACTATCATGGCCGGATCGATGTTCGTGTCTATGCGCATGGTTCGTTCCCTCGGAGAAGCAATCGGGTCGTGGCTGCTGATATATCGGATCGGCAACCCGCTCGGAATCTTAAGGGGGGATTAAGATTCCGAGACAAGGAAGCGTCTGTTTGCGGCAGAGGAGGCCGGGTCAGACAGGCCGGCGGTCCCAGAGCTTGACGAAGCCGATGACGAGCCGAACCACGAGGTACACGTAGACGCCCAGCAGAATAAGGACGCCCAGGCCGATGAACACGGTGAGCATGCCTATGGCGGAAAGGCCGAGCGTCCACCAGAACGTGCGGATGAGGTAGGACATGTGGCTGTAGTATATGGTGCTCGCCGCGTCCGGGCGTTTGACGTACGCCACCACCAGGCCGATGAGCAGGGAGATGCCGGCGAAGAAGCTCAGTGCGTACAGCGCATAGATGAGAAACGTGACGTTGCGCAGCGAGCGCTCGTACTCGATCGAAGGCGGCTGAGACGTTTGGTCCATGGCTCTCTCCATAGGTTTGTGGAAAGACGACCATACCATACAGTGTTCAGGTGCAGGGAACAACCAGGAGCGTATGCATGGAGGGGCATCCGGCGGGACAGCCGTCATGCAGGGCGCTATGCCGCCACGCGTTCCAGGATGGAGCGCAGCTCTTCGATGCTGAATGGCTTCGTGAGAAAATGGTCCACTCCGGCGGCGAGGATGCGTTCCTGCTCTTCATGCATGGCAGAGGCCGTGACGGCCACGATGGGCAGATTGCAGAGGCCGTCGCCGAGCGCTCCATCGCGAATGCGCTGCGCCACTTCGCAGCCGTTGACCTCAGGCATTCGGATGTCGAGCAGAAGGAGGTCGATCTCGTTTTCGCGGAGCATGTCGATGGCCTCTGATCCGTTGGAGGCGCAAACCGGCTGATGGCCGAGTATTTCGAGCATGCGGCGTAGCGCTTTCTGGTTCACAGGGTCGTCCTCGGCCACGAGAACGCGCAGCGACCGGCCGGCGTTGTTGGCCGCCGACATGTCGGAATCGGTGGATGAGGCTGAATCCGGCGCGACTTGCAGAGGCAGGCGAACGCGGAAGGTGGAGCCGGCGCCAACAGCGCTTTCGACTTCCACAGCGCCGTGCATGAGGCTGGCCAGACTCTTGACAATGGCAAGCCCCAGGCCGGTGCCGATGGGCCTGGCATTCGCGGGGTCAGCTATCTGCGTAAAACTGTCGAATATATGCGCAAGTTTGTCATCCGGAATGCCGGGGCCCGTGTCGCTGACTTCGACGAGCACCATACGGAAGCCATCATCGAGCTCGCCTTCCTGCGAGAAGGAAATGGTCACCTGTCCCGCTCTGGTGAATTTGAATGCGTTGCCAACCAGATTGAACAGAATCTGTTTGATGCGGGCTGGGTCGCCGATGAATCTGGCCGGCAAGGCGTCATCGAAACTGGTGCGAAGCTCCACCTCGCGTTGTCGAATGAGAGGCTGGAAAAGGGATACGACTGATTGCGCCAGTTCGCGCGGAGAAAATTCGGTTCGCGCCAGATCCATGCGCTCAGCTTCGATGCGTGAGATATCCAGTACGTCGTTGATGATTTCGAGGAGATATTCTCCGGAGGACATAGCCAGAGCGACAAATTCCTGTTGTTCCGAATCGAGCTTGCTGTGCGTGAGGAGCTGGAGCAGGGCGAGAATGCCTGTGAGCGGAGTGCGGATCTCGTGGCTCATGTTGGCGATGAAACGGGACTTGGCAAGGCTGCCTTGCTCCGCCTCGGTTTTTGCCTGTTCGAGCTGACGGTTCATTGTCTCCATGGCCGTAACGTCTTCGGCAACGCCCACGATCCGTCCTATTGACCCGTCCTCCGCATGCACCGGAAAGGCCCGGGCGTGAATCCAGCGGACTTCATCACCAGGCAGGACAATGCGATAGGTGACGTCGTACTCGCCCTCTTTTGTCCAGAGTCGCTCATCGGCCGCCTTGACGCGCTCCCTGTCCTCGGGATGAACACGCTTGAGGAACGCGCCGGAGTCCTGCGCCAGCTCTGCCGCGTCCATCTGGAATATTTGCTCAAAATGCGGGGAGACATACGGCGTCGTGTAGTTGGGTTCTG contains the following coding sequences:
- a CDS encoding DUF4870 family protein, which translates into the protein MDQTSQPPSIEYERSLRNVTFLIYALYALSFFAGISLLIGLVVAYVKRPDAASTIYYSHMSYLIRTFWWTLGLSAIGMLTVFIGLGVLILLGVYVYLVVRLVIGFVKLWDRRPV
- a CDS encoding carboxymuconolactone decarboxylase family protein, whose amino-acid sequence is MERQVELYERIHVLFRRYLDEMPGMEDAYNAMASEAYKGGALDSKTKRLMAMTAAVVAGCRGCILFQAKHALDQGASAEEVLESCAVAISLGGTMAAAETTRVVEYLEETGALKPS
- a CDS encoding PAS domain-containing protein, translated to MFEHAFGKRLRSLRKLNGYTQEQLSALLGITPEHLSNIERGKATPSFKLIEKLSHAFGTEPANLFLFPPAGADDLLEESESGEFPQDYRLYITDAAFWEYDVAADVYTWSDGLYQMFGVSRQSFTPGWEGFSKHIPPSDMRVVASCWSDLLAGRSVGPFSFRVRHIQNGVRFLIAKAEQVYDAEGNLAFLRGVTIDYTEQKNLEDALRRLQQTLEYQVQNRTRELHSMITVLGEEIADRKRAEEEAWRLSQRLSLAMEIAAVGMWEYDRSTGRLRLEESLVRALGYSPGEVEAPLAFWEERIHPDDRAMHRDARDAHFRGETDRYEATFRMRNAFGEWRWFHLIGRLSTPESSTAPVTIIGTFQNVTAMKEAELERARSEERFRDLVENIREIFWIAEPNYTTPYVSPHFEQIFQMDAAELAQDSGAFLKRVHPEDRERVKAADERLWTKEGEYDVTYRIVLPGDEVRWIHARAFPVHAEDGSIGRIVGVAEDVTAMETMNRQLEQAKTEAEQGSLAKSRFIANMSHEIRTPLTGILALLQLLTHSKLDSEQQEFVALAMSSGEYLLEIINDVLDISRIEAERMDLARTEFSPRELAQSVVSLFQPLIRQREVELRTSFDDALPARFIGDPARIKQILFNLVGNAFKFTRAGQVTISFSQEGELDDGFRMVLVEVSDTGPGIPDDKLAHIFDSFTQIADPANARPIGTGLGLAIVKSLASLMHGAVEVESAVGAGSTFRVRLPLQVAPDSASSTDSDMSAANNAGRSLRVLVAEDDPVNQKALRRMLEILGHQPVCASNGSEAIDMLRENEIDLLLLDIRMPEVNGCEVAQRIRDGALGDGLCNLPIVAVTASAMHEEQERILAAGVDHFLTKPFSIEELRSILERVAA
- a CDS encoding FlxA-like family protein, which gives rise to MRIDTNIDPAMIVRTGASSQPAVDKAAGSGEDVVRISEQAKELSKERAKNLDGALQNAGKSDEGDESSSEVRIRELEKRIKELQEQIRELEKSDMPEKQKQQRVQALRQELTILQEELGKLKSGNSMTSAGAPNGTPAAGFPSSLT
- a CDS encoding diacylglycerol kinase; translated protein: MRKLLKSAWFAWSGIRHAYAHERNMRIHTAILGVVLCAAFLLGVSRVELAVILAVSALVLCLELANTAVESLADALKPDRDPRIGVVKDCMAGAVMLAACFAVAIGVVILLPKILHLLGF
- a CDS encoding sensor histidine kinase, with the protein product MSNNQAIDDTFHQSLFRAIFEKAPIGVFTSRPDGKNFDANPALAAMLGYESPQATRANLSEIATQIFHNPNLPIEDVEVIQKAPDLVMLSYEYARPDGSSFTAFLHICTVHEPYTGTPYILGLVEDITDAHDLQKKLRESEQRYRSVFENAPVGIYQSTVDGHYLNVNPEFARMHGYATPQELIDDVRDSSRQLYADPNRRLQLLKILQEKNAATNFEALSRRKDGSTFWTMRNVRLMCDAEGKPIHIKGFVTDISERKQLEAMREDVERIIRHDLKSPVIAMLAGLKMLSWRDSFQEDQDLVHELQETAQRMLAMLDLSSVLYKIEQGIYDYETRPVDVVSLLGDIADSLLTFHASKRIAMHVQPREITECHIMGEPLLMRTALENLLKNALEATPDLDEVTVRITVDTICTIAIHNAQPVPEAVRDRFFEKYATAGKTSGTGLGTYSAKMCTEAMGGCTEMTTSDDEGTTVVVQFPLA
- a CDS encoding sensor domain-containing diguanylate cyclase translates to MLHLATFSARLRAFMLLLGLLPVVLGIIGFSLFSRDRIIADAHGRIAETIGFQKRLVEDWFHEQSNNMDFLARQYVVRRQDEDGITALFLDFMATHPEVSGLVYVGPDGLTRVDPGNETGIDISDREYFLAARQGKKHVSEVLIGRQSGKALVIISSPVKDIGGRFGGVVFTVLPVNTLDSWLEDLRPGPHGESFLIGEGNVLLTDMGRQSELSRLDRIAGEALGAMVRAAENGKPYTGIRGGKTVVGATTTLKDGNWRIISEMPLEAVLSGVVGYTRLFALACLAALLIVAPAGWLLVRTMVRPLHMLSGYARDVREGWVDDACPYLDRGAPKEIIDLHGAFCSMVHRLEENTETLRRVAVTDQLTGLANRRRLEEEGIRLVDACIRAGTPCAALLIDIDHFKQVNDTYGHAMGDHALEHVARIIEGCCRGSDLPARYGGEEFAVIAPNADAAQARTLAERIRRTVEQSPVDNDGMPLELTVSVGVAQYSKAHGRGLSRLEDVLGKADSALYNAKESGRNRVCLFPQPDGA
- a CDS encoding radical SAM protein gives rise to the protein MSLLKRFVSLPFARTGPTGPRLDVVQVGVTTRCNAACVYCPRTVYARQWVNKDIDPALFRDMLPALAEAKQVHLQGWGEPFLHPHLIDFIRQAKEAGLRVSTTTNAAKVEPKLLEAAVDAGLDDLGVSLAGVTAEENDAVRTGAPFENVAHTVALVREINRKQDGRTTTLHIAYLLLDSHKEQVSRLPALMSKLGVDEGVISALGYVPSWRLEHEESMLPQNNEQARSSRAFRRSMFRLSMAAAFQGINLYYQLPRPRRRRLCPENVHSTMVVDADGHVSPCVMGRMPVKGNCYHWYAGEERLFIPIEFDQLKSDPAGQLKAAATGAERKAFLSSFGRTPAPSCLQCVKLHMSSD